The Candidatus Margulisiibacteriota bacterium genome contains a region encoding:
- a CDS encoding PAS domain-containing protein, which produces MSSGLYYNSPAMAMYFPYFELAASLFILLLAFEIWTRHYENSLARFFSFFALTAFLCAILTYSYRIAFTLDIARDINRISAVLWVFIFPVFTHFALLFSKKDRFLRSYYNYLWLYLPPSIIGLFFLFTNLMYQRYEIQNIGIVSQPAGLYWLFIIEAFVYFAWGVGVLFWYARVAPQKTEKDQALLIAIGATASFLVGLVTDFISPLILGYRISPPTLIFDLAAMNFFIFIAMRSYSLFAISPALAANDIIETMPDALIVTDLDGCVIFMNDEAKKLLHASSSTLCHIISSLFKNQTDYEKLYDEVVCKKQLIERFSAELVDPLGENLPALINARLLRVRGFGETIGVVFVIRDIRG; this is translated from the coding sequence ATGTCGTCAGGATTATACTATAATTCGCCTGCCATGGCAATGTACTTCCCATATTTTGAATTAGCCGCATCCCTTTTCATTTTGCTGCTCGCTTTTGAGATCTGGACCCGTCATTATGAGAACAGCCTGGCTCGCTTCTTTAGTTTTTTTGCTTTGACCGCCTTTCTTTGCGCGATCCTGACTTATTCCTACAGGATCGCCTTTACCCTTGACATTGCGCGGGACATAAATAGAATAAGCGCCGTTCTTTGGGTCTTTATTTTTCCTGTCTTTACTCATTTTGCTCTTTTATTCAGCAAGAAAGATCGTTTTCTTCGTTCTTATTATAATTATTTATGGCTTTATCTCCCCCCGTCCATCATCGGTTTATTCTTTTTATTCACCAATCTAATGTACCAGCGTTATGAGATCCAAAATATCGGGATAGTTAGCCAGCCCGCGGGATTATATTGGCTCTTTATTATTGAGGCCTTTGTTTATTTTGCCTGGGGGGTTGGGGTTCTTTTTTGGTACGCCCGGGTTGCCCCGCAAAAAACCGAAAAAGACCAGGCTTTGTTGATCGCTATCGGCGCAACCGCTTCTTTCCTGGTCGGCCTGGTCACCGATTTTATTTCTCCGCTTATTCTGGGCTATCGGATCTCTCCTCCAACGTTGATCTTTGATCTCGCGGCGATGAACTTTTTTATTTTTATCGCCATGCGCTCCTACAGCCTTTTTGCCATCTCCCCCGCCCTGGCGGCTAATGACATTATTGAAACAATGCCCGACGCCCTGATCGTGACCGATCTTGATGGGTGCGTTATATTCATGAACGATGAGGCGAAAAAGCTATTGCACGCATCCAGCAGCACTCTCTGCCACATTATCTCTTCCCTATTTAAAAATCAGACTGATTACGAAAAACTTTATGATGAAGTTGTTTGCAAAAAACAGCTCATCGAGCGCTTTTCGGCAGAACTTGTCGATCCGCTGGGCGAAAACCTCCCTGCTTTGATCAACGCCAGGCTTTTGCGGGTCCGCGGTTTTGGCGAAACCATCGGGGTGGTCTTCGTTATTCGAGACATTCGTGGCTGA